Proteins from a genomic interval of Pseudomonas anuradhapurensis:
- the sutA gene encoding transcriptional regulator SutA has translation MSDDDLENDDLEVGDEDEADDGLEAAADDVAEDAGDDDSSPAPTAKGKSKAAVSVDEMPSMEAKQKERDALAKAMEEFLARGGKVQEVEANVVADPPKKPDNKYGSRPI, from the coding sequence ATGAGCGACGACGATCTGGAAAATGATGACCTCGAAGTAGGCGACGAAGACGAGGCTGATGATGGCCTTGAAGCTGCGGCTGATGATGTCGCCGAAGATGCCGGCGATGATGACAGCAGCCCGGCACCCACTGCCAAGGGCAAATCCAAGGCGGCCGTCTCGGTAGACGAGATGCCGAGCATGGAAGCCAAGCAGAAGGAACGTGATGCCCTGGCCAAGGCCATGGAAGAGTTCCTCGCTCGCGGTGGCAAGGTTCAGGAGGTCGAGGCCAACGTGGTCGCCGACCCACCCAAGAAGCCGGACAACAAGTACGGCAGCCGCCCTATCTGA
- a CDS encoding ammonium transporter, whose amino-acid sequence MTLRKIAGLGALLSLVMPGLALAEEAAPALNSGDTAWMLTATALVLFMTIPGLALFYGGMVRSKNVLSVMMQCFAITGLMSILWVIYGYSMAFDTSGMEKGVLNFNSFVGGFSKAFLSGVTPGNLTSATALFPEAVFITFQMTFAIITPALIVGAFAERMKFSAMLVFMGIWFTLVYAPIAHMVWSGDGALMWDWGVLDFAGGTVVHINAGVAGLVCCLVLGKRKGYPTTPMAPHNLGYTLVGAAMLWVGWFGFNAGSAAAANGTAGMAMLVTQIATAAAALSWMFAEWVGHGKPSALGIASGVVAGLVAITPAAGTVGPMGALVIGLAAGVICYFCATSLKRKLGYDDSLDAFGVHGIGGIVGAILTGVFAAPALGGFGTVTDIGMQVWIQAKGVILTVLYTAIVTYVILKVLDVVMGLRVNEEEESVGLDLAQHNERGYNL is encoded by the coding sequence ATGACTCTGCGTAAGATCGCAGGGCTAGGAGCCCTATTGTCCCTCGTAATGCCCGGGCTTGCCCTGGCAGAGGAAGCTGCCCCAGCGCTGAACTCCGGCGACACCGCCTGGATGCTGACCGCAACGGCGCTGGTGCTGTTCATGACCATTCCAGGCCTGGCCTTGTTCTATGGCGGCATGGTGCGTTCCAAGAACGTGCTGTCGGTGATGATGCAGTGCTTTGCCATCACTGGCCTGATGAGCATTCTCTGGGTCATCTACGGCTACAGCATGGCCTTCGATACCAGCGGTATGGAAAAGGGCGTGCTCAACTTCAATTCCTTCGTCGGTGGCTTCTCCAAGGCGTTCCTCAGCGGCGTCACGCCCGGGAACCTGACCTCGGCCACCGCGCTGTTCCCCGAGGCGGTGTTCATCACCTTCCAGATGACCTTCGCCATCATCACCCCGGCGCTGATCGTCGGTGCCTTCGCCGAGCGCATGAAGTTCTCCGCGATGCTGGTATTCATGGGTATCTGGTTCACCCTGGTCTACGCGCCGATCGCCCACATGGTCTGGAGCGGTGACGGTGCCCTGATGTGGGACTGGGGCGTACTGGACTTCGCTGGCGGCACCGTGGTGCACATCAACGCCGGTGTCGCTGGCCTGGTCTGCTGCCTGGTGCTGGGCAAGCGCAAGGGCTACCCGACCACCCCGATGGCCCCGCACAACCTGGGCTACACCCTGGTGGGCGCGGCCATGCTGTGGGTCGGCTGGTTCGGCTTCAACGCAGGTTCGGCCGCTGCCGCCAACGGTACCGCCGGCATGGCCATGCTGGTGACCCAGATCGCGACTGCCGCTGCCGCACTGAGCTGGATGTTCGCCGAGTGGGTTGGCCACGGCAAACCGAGCGCCCTGGGTATCGCTTCGGGCGTGGTCGCCGGCCTGGTCGCGATTACCCCGGCTGCCGGTACCGTGGGCCCGATGGGCGCCTTGGTGATCGGCCTGGCCGCAGGTGTGATCTGCTACTTCTGCGCCACCAGCCTGAAACGCAAGCTGGGCTATGACGACTCGCTGGATGCCTTCGGCGTACACGGCATCGGCGGTATCGTCGGCGCCATCCTCACCGGCGTGTTCGCGGCCCCGGCACTGGGTGGCTTCGGTACCGTGACCGACATCGGCATGCAGGTCTGGATCCAGGCCAAAGGCGTGATCCTGACCGTGCTGTACACCGCCATCGTCACCTACGTGATCCTCAAGGTGCTGGATGTGGTGATGGGCCTGCGGGTCAACGAAGAAGAAGAGTCGGTCGGCCTCGACCTGGCTCAGCACAACGAACGCGGCTACAACCTGTAA
- the glnK gene encoding P-II family nitrogen regulator produces the protein MKLVTAIIKPFKLDDVRESLSEIGVQGITVTEVKGFGRQKGHTELYRGAEYVVDFLPKVKIDVAIDDKDLDRVIEAITKAANTGKIGDGKIFVVNLEQAIRIRTGETDTDAI, from the coding sequence ATGAAGCTAGTCACAGCCATCATCAAGCCGTTCAAGCTGGACGACGTGCGCGAGTCGTTGTCGGAAATCGGCGTGCAGGGCATCACCGTCACCGAAGTCAAAGGCTTCGGTCGGCAGAAAGGCCACACCGAGCTGTATCGCGGTGCTGAATATGTGGTCGATTTCCTGCCCAAGGTGAAGATCGATGTCGCCATCGATGACAAGGACCTTGATCGGGTAATCGAAGCCATCACCAAGGCAGCCAACACCGGCAAGATCGGTGACGGCAAGATTTTCGTGGTGAATCTGGAGCAGGCGATCCGAATCCGTACCGGCGAAACCGATACCGACGCGATCTAA
- a CDS encoding accessory factor UbiK family protein, which yields MLAPKALLDALSDQASRLFSSDTAQPRAELESQFKVLMQGAFSKLDLVSRDEFDSQMVVLARTRARLEALEQQVAELEARLNPNPQDN from the coding sequence ATGCTCGCGCCCAAAGCCCTCCTCGACGCCCTGAGCGACCAGGCCTCGCGCCTGTTCAGCAGCGATACCGCCCAGCCCCGTGCCGAACTGGAAAGCCAGTTCAAGGTGCTGATGCAAGGTGCCTTCAGCAAGCTGGACCTGGTCAGCCGCGATGAATTCGACAGCCAGATGGTCGTGCTGGCGCGCACCCGTGCCCGCCTCGAAGCCCTGGAACAACAAGTAGCCGAGCTGGAAGCACGGCTGAACCCGAACCCACAGGACAACTGA
- a CDS encoding gamma-glutamylcyclotransferase family protein, with amino-acid sequence MQPSSAYPVLLFSYGTLQDKAVQLANFGRELTGQADRMPGYRQDWVEITDPAVLATSGKTHHPIVSPSSQADDSVAGMVFQISEEELAAADRYEVADYKRIAVTLASGLTAWVYVRA; translated from the coding sequence ATGCAGCCCTCCAGCGCATACCCGGTACTGCTGTTCTCCTACGGCACCTTGCAGGACAAGGCCGTGCAACTGGCCAATTTCGGCCGCGAGCTGACTGGCCAGGCCGACCGGATGCCTGGCTACCGGCAGGACTGGGTCGAAATTACCGACCCGGCCGTGCTGGCGACCAGCGGCAAGACCCACCACCCCATCGTGTCCCCCAGCAGCCAGGCCGACGACAGCGTCGCCGGCATGGTCTTCCAGATCAGCGAAGAAGAGCTGGCGGCTGCCGACCGCTATGAAGTCGCTGACTACAAGCGCATCGCCGTCACCCTCGCCTCGGGCCTGACTGCCTGGGTCTACGTGCGCGCCTGA
- a CDS encoding YifB family Mg chelatase-like AAA ATPase, protein MSLALVHSRAQVGVQAPAVSVETHLANGLPHLTLVGLPETTVKESKDRVRSAIVNSGLNYPPRRITQNLAPADLPKDGGRYDLAIALGILAADGQVPTAPLTELECLGELALSGKLRPVQGVLPAALAARDAGRALVVPRENAEEASLAGGLVVYAVGHLLELVAHLNGQVPLPPYAANGLILQQRPYPDLSEVQGQLAAKRALLLAAAGAHNLLFTGPPGTGKTLLASRLPGLLPPLDEHEALEVAAIRSVSGHTPLSSWPQRPFRHPHHSASGPALVGGGSRPQPGEITLAHHGVLFLDELPEFERRVLEVLREPLESGEIVIARARDKVRFPARFQLVAAMNPCPCGYLGDPTGRCRCSTEQIARYRNKLSGPLLDRIDLHLTVARESTTLNNQPCGETSADVAAKVAEARDVQQRRQGCANAFLDLDGLRRNCGLAAADQAWLESACERLTLSLRAAHRLLKVARTLADLEGSQAIGRAHLAEALQYRPGSS, encoded by the coding sequence ATGTCCCTAGCCCTCGTCCATAGCCGCGCCCAGGTGGGCGTACAGGCACCAGCGGTCAGTGTCGAAACTCACCTGGCCAATGGTTTGCCCCATCTCACCCTGGTCGGCCTGCCGGAAACCACGGTCAAGGAAAGCAAGGACCGGGTGCGCAGCGCCATTGTCAATTCCGGGCTGAACTACCCGCCGCGGCGCATCACCCAGAACCTTGCGCCCGCCGACCTGCCCAAGGATGGCGGGCGCTACGACCTGGCCATTGCCCTGGGCATCCTGGCCGCCGATGGCCAGGTGCCAACGGCGCCGTTAACCGAACTTGAATGCCTGGGTGAACTGGCTTTGTCTGGCAAGCTGCGCCCGGTTCAGGGCGTGCTGCCCGCAGCGCTGGCAGCACGCGATGCAGGCAGGGCGCTGGTGGTGCCGCGGGAAAATGCCGAGGAAGCCAGCCTGGCTGGCGGTCTGGTGGTGTATGCGGTGGGGCATCTGCTGGAACTGGTCGCCCACCTGAACGGCCAGGTACCACTGCCGCCTTATGCCGCCAACGGCCTGATACTGCAGCAACGCCCCTACCCGGACCTGAGCGAGGTGCAAGGCCAGCTGGCGGCCAAGCGCGCATTGCTGCTGGCCGCGGCCGGGGCGCATAACCTGTTGTTCACCGGGCCACCCGGCACTGGCAAGACCTTGCTCGCCAGCCGCCTGCCGGGGCTGCTGCCGCCGCTGGACGAGCACGAGGCGCTGGAAGTGGCTGCGATCCGCTCGGTGAGTGGCCATACACCGCTGAGCAGTTGGCCGCAGCGGCCCTTTCGCCATCCGCACCACTCGGCCTCCGGCCCGGCGTTGGTCGGTGGCGGCAGCCGACCGCAGCCGGGCGAAATCACCCTTGCCCACCATGGTGTGCTGTTTCTGGATGAGCTGCCGGAATTCGAACGGCGGGTACTGGAAGTGCTGCGCGAGCCCCTGGAATCCGGCGAGATCGTGATTGCCCGGGCCCGCGACAAGGTGCGCTTCCCCGCCCGGTTCCAGTTGGTGGCGGCAATGAACCCGTGCCCTTGTGGCTACCTGGGCGATCCCACCGGGCGCTGTCGCTGCAGCACCGAGCAGATCGCGCGGTACCGCAACAAGCTGTCCGGGCCGTTGCTGGACCGTATCGACCTGCACCTGACCGTGGCCCGCGAGAGCACCACGCTGAACAACCAGCCTTGCGGTGAAACCAGTGCCGACGTCGCCGCCAAGGTTGCCGAGGCACGGGACGTCCAGCAAAGACGGCAAGGATGCGCCAATGCGTTTCTAGACCTTGACGGGCTGCGCCGTAATTGCGGACTGGCAGCGGCAGACCAGGCCTGGCTGGAGAGTGCGTGTGAACGGCTGACCCTGTCGTTGCGCGCGGCGCACCGTTTGCTGAAGGTGGCGCGAACACTGGCCGATCTGGAAGGTAGCCAGGCAATTGGCCGGGCGCACCTGGCCGAGGCCCTGCAGTACCGGCCGGGGAGCAGTTAG
- a CDS encoding DoxX family protein yields the protein MPRLKPFLDAPSPRLTDSGLLFLRVMAALLLLFIHGLPKLLNWSAELQRIEDPFGLGASLTLGLAVFAEVVCPLLLMLGVAARLACLPVLAVLLIALVVVHPDWTLEQGQFAWLLVALYGGLALTGPGAYSVAGLCCRSKVA from the coding sequence ATGCCTCGCCTGAAGCCTTTCCTTGATGCCCCATCGCCACGCCTGACCGACAGCGGCCTGTTGTTCCTGCGGGTCATGGCCGCCTTGCTGCTGCTGTTCATCCATGGCCTGCCCAAACTGTTGAATTGGAGCGCAGAGCTGCAGCGCATTGAGGACCCCTTCGGTCTTGGCGCATCGCTGACGTTGGGGCTGGCAGTATTTGCCGAAGTGGTCTGCCCGCTGCTGCTGATGCTGGGGGTGGCCGCACGCCTGGCTTGCCTGCCGGTGCTGGCGGTATTGCTGATAGCGCTGGTGGTGGTGCACCCGGACTGGACGCTGGAGCAGGGGCAGTTTGCCTGGTTGCTGGTGGCCCTTTATGGCGGGCTTGCCTTGACCGGGCCGGGAGCCTATTCGGTTGCCGGGCTTTGCTGCCGGAGCAAGGTTGCCTGA
- a CDS encoding response regulator transcription factor, producing the protein MSRGVCIVDDDASVRKSLANLLRSAGFETLTFAAGEAFLASPLAGEAGCVLLDLKMPGMSGLEVQRELAQRSWRLPVICMSAHWDDGSVQAAMGQGALACLGKPFSEEVLLKAVEQALAGSR; encoded by the coding sequence ATGAGCAGAGGGGTGTGCATCGTCGACGACGATGCGTCGGTGCGTAAAAGCCTGGCCAACCTGCTGCGTTCGGCGGGCTTCGAGACCCTGACGTTTGCCGCGGGGGAAGCCTTCCTGGCATCGCCACTGGCGGGCGAGGCGGGCTGTGTGTTGCTGGACCTGAAGATGCCGGGCATGAGCGGGCTGGAGGTACAGCGTGAGCTGGCGCAGCGGAGCTGGCGTTTGCCGGTGATCTGCATGTCGGCGCACTGGGATGATGGCTCGGTGCAGGCGGCGATGGGGCAGGGGGCGCTGGCCTGCCTGGGCAAGCCGTTTTCTGAAGAGGTGTTGCTCAAGGCGGTAGAACAGGCACTCGCCGGTAGCCGGTGA
- a CDS encoding response regulator — protein sequence MIRIGNAQVSLERREVFVDGKPILLGGRAFEVLATLIRANGRVVGKEELFSQVWAGTVVEDNNLQVQVSLLRKAFGDRGLIQTVPRRGYRLAAEISLEVPGQAMSKALLRSVAETVEPLGERLEVPVLVVDDDPSVRNALGRLLRSQDIPHHLFASAEALFEGCLETPCACLLLDMHLPGTSGLEVQEALRRLALPWPIVFMTGFGTIPMTVQAMRAGAVEFLTKPFEEDQLLTLLQAVRSRAVTEGRKWHHARQVEEKYQRLTQRERQVFSLVVGGLSHKQIARQIGTSEVTTKVHKKNIMNKMQSRSLVELVAMHNVLGARPEGLGGA from the coding sequence ATGATCCGAATAGGCAATGCCCAGGTGTCGCTGGAGCGGCGCGAAGTCTTTGTCGACGGCAAGCCGATCCTGCTGGGTGGGCGTGCGTTCGAGGTACTGGCCACTTTGATCAGGGCCAACGGCCGGGTCGTCGGCAAGGAAGAGCTGTTCAGCCAGGTGTGGGCCGGCACGGTGGTCGAGGACAATAACCTGCAGGTACAGGTGTCCTTGCTGCGCAAGGCCTTTGGTGACCGTGGGCTGATCCAGACCGTGCCGCGTCGGGGTTATCGCCTGGCCGCCGAAATCAGCCTCGAAGTGCCAGGCCAGGCGATGAGCAAGGCATTGCTGCGCAGCGTGGCCGAGACCGTCGAGCCGCTTGGTGAGCGCTTGGAGGTGCCGGTGCTGGTCGTGGATGACGACCCGTCGGTGCGCAATGCTCTGGGCCGCCTGTTGCGCTCGCAGGACATCCCGCATCACTTGTTTGCCAGTGCCGAGGCGCTGTTCGAAGGCTGCCTGGAAACGCCCTGTGCCTGCCTGCTGCTGGACATGCACCTGCCCGGCACCAGCGGCCTGGAGGTACAGGAGGCACTGCGCCGGCTGGCGTTGCCCTGGCCGATCGTGTTCATGACTGGCTTCGGCACCATCCCGATGACCGTCCAGGCCATGCGTGCCGGGGCGGTGGAATTCCTGACCAAGCCGTTCGAGGAAGACCAGTTGCTGACCCTGTTGCAGGCGGTGCGCAGCCGTGCCGTGACCGAGGGGCGCAAGTGGCACCACGCGCGGCAGGTCGAGGAAAAGTACCAGCGCCTGACCCAGCGTGAACGCCAGGTGTTCTCGCTGGTGGTCGGCGGTTTGTCGCACAAGCAGATCGCCCGGCAGATCGGCACCAGCGAGGTGACCACCAAGGTGCACAAGAAGAACATCATGAACAAGATGCAGTCCCGCTCGCTCGTTGAGCTGGTGGCCATGCACAACGTCCTCGGAGCACGACCTGAGGGCCTGGGCGGCGCATGA